One window from the genome of Nicotiana tomentosiformis chromosome 5, ASM39032v3, whole genome shotgun sequence encodes:
- the LOC104108151 gene encoding uncharacterized protein, protein MAGWLMNNQKLSPMGLIKDEMTMNYMFGQKSSLDLMQNCDLPPPLTVFSGPDKTMLSPTNNVWRVEEEEDDHKEANIEPKQELGSDRIELLKALRRSQTRAREAERKYQELHKEKNALSNFLIEESARSLAYKNWIKVLEFQILQLKTQQQQQQQHVDRMHRTKEDEDKNAANGVTWFMAVALCLGIAAIGCRYLL, encoded by the coding sequence ATGGCAGGTTGGTTGATGAATAACCAGAAATTAAGTCCTATGGGGTTGATCAAAGATGAGATGACTATGAATTACATGTTTGGCCAAAAATCTAGTCTTGATCTTATGCAAAATTGTGACTTGCCTCCACCTCTCACGGTATTTTCTGGCCCTGATAAAACAATGCTATCACCGACGAATAACGTATGGAgggtggaggaggaggaggatgatCACAAGGAGGCGAATATCGAGCCTAAACAAGAACTGGGGAGTGACAGGATCGAACTTCTAAAGGCGTTGAGACGATCACAAACACGAGCAAGAGAGGCAGAGAGGAAGTATCAAGAACTGCATAAAGAAAAAAATGCACTTTCGAATTTTCTGATAGAAGAATCAGCACGATCGCTTGCTTATAAGAACTGGAtcaaagttcttgagtttcaaatCCTGCAGTTAAAAACacaacagcagcagcagcagcagcatgTTGATAGAATGCACAGGACAAAAGAAGATGAAGATAAGAATGCTGCAAATGGTGTAACATGGTTTATGGCTGTTGCATTATGTTTAGGCATAGCTGCAATTGGCTGCAGATACCTGCTTTAA
- the LOC104108149 gene encoding ATP-dependent RNA helicase DEAH11, chloroplastic-like has translation MQRRISPSPAVNQPRYGFHRNQPMSYRFDRPPEKPIQKPPNFIVQLCSTHRVLTRPQLNSLISKLPFTPQNSFVFSSGFVVGTLLYEQWNQALDVTVELWKLKLKSEHFYTPFVKENIEVSSDKEELNNSLKGVFLDHLYGILDGVLVQIWEQKLGFLMNEIDGVSSLLRKHNRIGVYGELCKKRKGLEAERDLIKLRIDEFKNGIKCIIQYLEEGGKGFVENEEGFRVLKFGGEEFDWDRIHCLMMRECRRLDDGLPIFAFRQQILKQIHCQQVTVLVGETGSGKSTQLVQFLADSGIAGNGSMICTQPRKLAANSLARRVREESQGCYDDNSVTCNPSYSSCQQFDSKIIFMTDHCLLQHYMGDKTLSKISCIIVDEAHERSLNTDLLLALIKNLLHRRFDLRLIIMSATVDADQLADYFFGCGTFHVAGRTFPVDIKYVPCESDVHPAVGAIASYVHDVIKMVTEIHRTEGEGAILAFLTSQSEVEWACDKFQAPLAIVLPLHGKLTYDDQNRVFLFYPGRRKVIFTTNLAETSLTIPGVKYVVDSGVVKESRFEPGTGMNVLRICSVSQSSANQRAGRAGRTEPGKCYRLYSQSDFEGMPCHQEPEIRKVHLGVAVLRILALGIKNVQDFDFVDAPSPKAIEMATRNLVQLGAVTQRDDDTYVLTAEGRKLVKLGIEPRLGKMILGCFDQRMGREGVVLAAVMANSSSIFCRVGSEGDKLKSDRLKVQFCHPNGDLFTLLSVYREWEAVPREKKNSWCWDNSINAKSMRRCQETVQELEACLQNELNMIIASYWQWDPQVYTKHDEVLQSIILSSLAENVAMYSGYDQLGYEVALTGKCVQLHPACSLLNFAQRPRWVVFGQVLASTYEYLVCVTSFEFSSLYSLNPVPLFDFLKMDAQKLEKKVLTGFGVMLLKRFCGKSNCNINNLVTSIRTTYVDERIGIQVNVDDNEVLLYASSRDMKSVTCCVNDALEYESKLLQNECLEKCLFSGGSAASASIALFGAGAMIKHLELEKRCLTVDIFHSNGNAIDDKELLMFLEKFTSGSICAVYKSSGMGQDSEENKWGRVTFLTPDAAKQAAFLDQVEFNGGFLKVVSSRSSMHGSDQKMFRSALRAKVQWPRKYSRGVAFLKCHTSDVAFMINDFSDLMIGERIIRCEPSNKYPDNLVISGIDKEISEAEILEVLRASTNRRVLDLFLVRGTAVEDPPVATCEEALRKVISPFMPNRIPYVNSVRVQVFQPEPKDAYTRAAITFDGSLHLEAAKALEQIDGKVLPGCLSWQKIRCQQLFHSSVSCPAPVYHVIRNQLDSLLASLRRRNGVECNLVRNDNGSYRVKISAIATKVVAEMRRPLEQLMKGKIVDHVDITPTVVQLLFSREGTNIMNRIQRETGTYILFDKHNLLVRIFGSSDNVDRAQQRLIDSLLALHESKQLEVHLRGQHLPPDLMKRVVQTFGPDLNGLKEKVPGAEFSLNTKRHCICINGSKDLKQKVEDLICEISQRSGPPTQTMGDEADCPVCLCELEDPYRLEACAHLFCRSCLLEQCESAIKSREGFPVCCMRQGCREPILLADLKSLLSSDKLEELFRASLGAFVAANGGTYRFCPSPDCPSIYRVADPGMVGEPFVCGACFVETCTRCHLEYHPYLSCEMYQEFKNDPDSSLKEWSKGKENVKKCPVCSFTIEKIDGCNHIECRCGKHVCWVCLEFFDSSENCYGHLRNIHLSIT, from the exons ATGCAAAGACGAATTTCTCCTTCACCGGCGGTGAACCAACCCCGTTATGGGTTTCACCGGAATCAGCCCATGAGTTACCGGTTCGACCGGCCACCGGAAAAACCGATACAAAAACCGCCCAATTTTATAGTCCAACTCTGTTCAACTCACAGGGTTCTCACCAGGCCACAACTAAACTCTCTAATTTCAAAATTACCATTCACTCCTCAAAACTCCTTTGTGTTTTCCTCCGGTTTCGTCGTCGGAACCCTACTGTATGAGCAGTGGAATCAAGCGTTAGACGTGACGGTTGAATTATGGAAGCTAAAGTTAAAAAGTGAGCATTTTTATACCCCATTTGTTAAAGAAAATATTGAGGTTTCATCTGATAAAGAGGAATTGAATAATAGTTTAAAGGGTGTTTTTTTAGACCATTTGTATGGGATTCTTGATGGGGTTTTAGTGCAAATATGGGAGCAAAAGTTGGGCTTTTTAATGAATGAAATTGATGGGGTTTCGAGTTTGTTAAGGAAACATAATAGGATTGGAGTTTATGGTGAGTTGTGTAAGAAAAGGAAGGGTCTTGAAGCTGAGAGGGATTTGATTAAATTAAGGATTGATGAATTTAAGAATGGAATTAAATGTATTATTCAATATTTAGAGGAGGGGGGAAAGGGTTTTGTTGAGAATGAGGAGGGTTTTAGGGTGTTAAAATTTGGCGGGGAAGAATTTGATTGGGATAGAATTCATTGTTTGATGATGAGAGAATGTAGAAGGCTTGATGATGGCTTACCTATTTTTGCTTTCAGGCAGCAGATTCTTAAGCAAATTCATTGCCAACAG GTGACGGTTTTGGTTGGAGAGACTGGATCAGGAAAGAGTACACAATTAGTGCAGTTCCTTGCTGATTCAGGAATAGCTGGCAATGGTTCTATGATTTGCACTCAGCCTCGGAAACTTGCTGCCAACTCTTTAGCAAGGAGGGTTAGAGAAGAAAGCCAGGGGTGTTATGATGATAATTCAGTTACCTGCAATCCATCATATTCGTCTTGTCAACAGTTTGATTCAAAGATAATTTTTATGACAGATCACTGCCTACTGCAGCACTATATGGGTGACAAGACTTTGTCCAAGATTTCATGTATCATAGTCGATGAGgcacatgaaagaagcctaaacACTGATCTTCTTTTAGCATTGATAAAGAACCTACTTCATCGGAGGTTTGATCTGAGGCTTATTATTATGTCTGCCACAGTTGATGCAGACCAGCTTGCAGATTACTTCTTTGGTTGTGGAACTTTCCATGTGGCGGGTAGAACTTTTCCGGTTGATATTAAGTATGTTCCCTGTGAATCTGATGTCCATCCTGCTGTAGGTGCAATTGCCTCTTATGTCCACGATGTTATCAAGATGGTGACCGAGATACATAGAACGGAGGGAGAGGGCGCTATTCTAGCCTTCTTGACATCTCAGAGTGAAGTTGAGTGGGCTTGTGACAAGTTTCAAGCACCTCTGGCCATTGTTTTACCTTTACATGGCAAATTAACTTATGATGACCAAAACCGAGTGTTTCTCTTCTATCCAGGGAGGAGAAAGGTAATATTCACCACAAATCTTGCCGAGACATCACTGACAATTCCCGGTGTCAAATATGTTGTTGATTCTGGTGTGGTTAAAGAAAGCAGGTTTGAACCTGGCACCGGCATGAATGTTCTCAGGATATGCAGTGTGAGCCAAAGTTCCGCTAATCAGAGAGCTGGTCGTGCCGGGAGAACTGAACCTGGAAAGTGTTACAGGCTGTACTCTCAAAGTGATTTTGAGGGAATGCCTTGTCATCAGGAACCTGAAATTCGCAAAGTTCATCTTGGTGTTGCAGTGCTGAGGATTCTTGCATTAGGTATCAAGAATGTGCAAGATTTTGATTTTGTTGATGCACCTAGCCCCAAAGCTATCGAGATGGCCACCCGAAATCTGGTTCAACTAGGAGCTGTTACACAAAGAGATGATGATACATATGTATTAACTGCAGAAGGACGAAAACTGGTCAAGTTGGGTATTGAACCTAGGTTGGGCAAAATGATCCTCGGTTGCTTTGATCAACGTATGGGTAGAGAAGGTGTTGTGCTTGCTGCTGTCATGGCAAATTCCAGCAGCATTTTCTGTAGGGTTGGTTCTGAAGGAGACAAGCTAAAATCTGATCGCCTTAAGGTGCAATTTTGCCATCCAAATGGTGACCTCTTTACTTTATTATCTGTTTACAGGGAATGGGAGGCTGTGCCTAGGGAAAAGAAGAATAGCTGGTGTTGGGATAATAGTATCAATGCCAAATCCATGAGGAGATGCCAGGAGACTGTGCAGGAACTGGAAGCCTGTCTTCAAAACGAACTAAATATGATCATTGCCAGTTACTGGCAATGGGATCCTCAAGTTTATACCAAGCATGACGAAGTTTTGCAGAGTATAATTCTTTCTTCCCTTGCGGAAAATGTTGCTATGTACTCAGGTTATGATCAGCTTGGTTATGAGGTTGCACTAACTGGGAAGTGTGTCCAACTACATCCTGCCTGTTCGCTTCTGAATTTTGCCCAACGGCCGCGTTGGGTAGTTTTCGGGCAAGTCCTTGCATCAACTTATGAATATCTGGTCTGTGTTACTTCATTTGAGTTCAGTTCTCTTTATAGCCTCAATCCTGTTCCTTTGTTTGATTTTCTGAAGATGGATGCCCAAAAGCTAGAAAAGAAGGTTTTGACAGGCTTCGGAGTCATGCTACTCAAAAGATTCTGTGGAAAATCTAACTGTAACATTAATAATCTTGTCACGAGCATCAGAACTACTTATGTGGATGAAAGGATAGGCATTCAAGTCAATGTTGATGACAATGAGGTTCTTTTATATGCTTCTTCAAGAGACATGAAGAGTGTTACCTGCTGTGTAAATGATGCCCTAGAATATGAAAGTAAGTTGTTGCAGAACGAATGTTTAGAGAAATGCCTATTCAGTGGAGGTTCGGCGGCTTCAGCTTCTATTGCCCTCTTTGGAGCTGGTGCTATGATAAAGCATTTGGAGCTTGAGAAGAGATGTTTGACTGTGGACATATTTCATTCAAATGGAAATGCGATTGATGATAAGGAATTGCTGATGTTTCTGGAGAAATTCACGTCTGGTAGTATTTGTGCGGTGTATAAGTCCTCTGGGATGGGCCAGGACAGCGAGGAGAACAAGTGGGGCAGAGTGACATTTCTTACCCCTGATGCTGCAAAACAAGCTGCATTCTTAGATCAAGTGGAATTCAATGGTGGCTTTCTGAAAGTAGTTTCGTCTAGGAGCAGCATGCATGGCAGTGATCAAAAGATGTTCCGGTCAGCTCTCAGAGCTAAAGTCCAATGGCCTCGTAAATACAGTAGAGGAGTAGCTTTTTTGAAATGCCACACAAGTGATGTTGCATTTATGATAAATGACTTCTCTGACCTGATGATTGGTGAAAGAATTATCCGTTGTGAGCCAAGCAATAAGTACCCTGACAACTTGGTCATTTCTGGAATTGATAAGGAGATTTCTGAGGCAGAGATACTCGAGGTGTTGAGGGCATCAACAAATAGGAGAGTTCTGGATTTGTTCTTGGTGAGAGGAACTGCTGTAGAAGATCCTCCAGTAGCTACTTGTGAAGAAGCACTTAGGAAAGTAATATCTCCCTTCATGCCTAATAGGATTCCATATGTTAACTCTGTTCGCGTCCAGGTCTTCCAGCCGGAACCAAAGGATGCTTACACAAGAGCAGCTATCACTTTTGACGGAAGTCTTCATCTTGAAGCAGCCAAGGCTTTGGAGCAAATTGATGGCAAGGTATTGCCCGGATGCCTTTCCTGGCAGAAAATAAGATGTCAGCAACTATTTCACAGCTCTGTTTCCTGTCCTGCACCAGTTTATCATGTTATCAGGAACCAGCTGGATTCCTTACTTGCTAGCCTCCGACGAAGAAACG GCGTGGAATGCAACCTCGTGAGAAATGATAACGGTTCCTATAGAGTTAAGATATCTGCCATTGCTACAAAAGTTGTGGCAGAGATGAGAAGGCCATTGGAGCAACTTATGAAAGGCAAGATTGTAGATCACGTGGACATTACTCCAACAGTTGTTCAACTTCTCTTCTCTCGCGAAGGAACTAACATTATGAACAGGATTCAGCGGGAGACCGGAACCTATATTCTTTTTGACAAGCATAACCTACTTGTACGAATCTTTGGCTCTTCAGATAATGTTGATAGGGCGCAGCAGAGATTAATAGATTCCCTTCTGGCGCTACATGAAAGCAAGCAACTTGAAGTTCATCTTCGTGGACAACATTTGCCTCCTGACCTGATGAAAAGAGTTGTTCAGACGTTTGGACCAGATCTTAATGGCCTTAAAGAAAAGGTGCCTGGGGCAGAATTCTCTCTGAACACAAAGCGCCATTGCATCTGTATCAATGGTAGTAAAGACTTGAAGCAAAAAGTTGAGGACTTAATCTGTGAAATTTCTCAAAGAAGCGGTCCACCAACTCAAACGATGGGAGATGAGGCCGACTGTCCTGTTTGCTTGTGTGAACTGGAGGATCCTTATAGACTTGAAGCTTGTGCTCATTTATTCTGTCGGTCATGCTTGCTAGAGCAATGTGAGTCCGCGATCAAAAGCCGGGAAGGTTTCCCCGTCTGCTGTATGCGTCAAGGTTGTAGGGAACCCATTTTGCTTGCTGATTTGAAGTCGCTATTGTCGAGTGACAAGTTGGAGGAACTTTTCAGGGCGTCATTGGGGGCTTTTGTGGCAGCCAATGGGGGTACCTACCGCTTTTGCCCCTCACCCGACTGCCCTTCAATTTATCGTGTTGCGGATCCTGGTATGGTTGGTGAACCTTTTGTCTGTGGTGCATGCTTTGTGGAGACGTGTACTAGATGCCACCTCGAGTATCATCCATACCTTTCATGTGAGATGTACCAGGAGTTTAAAAATGACCCCGATTCCTCTCTAAAGGAATGGTCCAAGGGAAAAGAGAATGTCAAGAAATGTCCAGTTTGCAGCTTTACAATTGAGAAGATAGATGGCTGCAATCATATCGAGTGTAGGTGCGGGAAACATGTTTGCTGGGTTTGTTTGGAATTCTTCGACAGCAGTGAGAATTGCTATGGCCATTTGAGGAATATTCACCTGTCCATTACATGA